atagagcccgatgcagggctggatcccatgaactgcaagatcatgacctgagctgagatcaaaagtccgacccttgaccaactgagccacccaagcaccctgaacTGTGTGATCACTTAAGGGTCCATTCAGCCCGAAAATACTTCAAAAACATTGGATTTGGGgtggtttgatttttgttttttgttttcagatggtGAGTGGAATTTCCCCTCTCATGAGACTTTCTGCGAGAGGGAAGTAGGAGAAGGGGAAATAAACATTCTGGGGTTCCTCCATCGGTTTGTCTTCCTTCCGCCGATCTGTGTAGCTGGGGAAAGGGAGTTTTCTTCCTTAGTGACCTTGAGGCCCCAAGTGGCAGAGGGTCCCCAGAGGGCAACAGCTGTCAGGCCTCCAAGTCCAAGGAAGAGTTTGAATGGGTGCCAGTGGGTTTTCTGGCCCCATTTGGGCCCTTCTGTAACACAAAAGGTGGGAAATGGCCAATAGGAACCTTTTCTTGGGTCTCTGTGTCTGCTCCCCTGTGATCTGGAAGCCGTGCTCTTGTTTTCCTTTGAGGGACTGCCTTTCCCCATCTCTCAATCCATCAGGTTTGGGTGGAGTGGACCTCAGCCTGTGGCGCTTGGGGTGGGCATGTGACCCCAGCCTGGCCAATCAGAGACACACTGACTGGTCGGCCATGTGGTCCAGTGTGGCCAGTGAGTTCTCAGCTCCCGGGAACCTGGGGTACTCCCTCCACTGGGGATGTTGGGCTTCTGGGCCAGGAGGCTAGTGCTGCCACTCTCTGCTACCGCATGCGGAAGTCCACGCAGAGCAAATAAAACTAAGAGATGGTTCCTGATAACGTTATCTGACAACTGGATGTAGTCATGCCTCGAACTCTTCAATTACTTGACCCATTAAGTTCCCTGTCTTGCATTCCCAGGTGGAATTGGGCTTCTGTCAATTACAACGCAAACAATGCTGACAAATACATCCTTCTGCTGCTGGGAAACTATCAACAGTCCTCTCCCTGAACTGCCTTCTCCGCCGTGCAAAGGACTGCAGGCTTGAGCCCCAGCTCCCTCCATCCCATTGAGGTGGtgactcccacccccccccccccgccttcgtTTATGTGGTTCCACCCCCCACCTCTTGGGACAGCTCCAAATTCTTGTAGGCTACGTGGGACCAATTCACCACTTCTCTCCTCCGAGACCCAGACCATCCTCGGAGACATCCCAGTGGTTTCTGCAGCACACCCAGTCTTTGGGATTGGTCATAAACATTCCTCGAATTTTTCTGCCTTACTTATGGATGAAGGGGGTGGTGTTTGGGATGATGCATGGGGCTTTACAGAGCAATGCAGGGGACACATTTGTTGGGAGGAGGAGCAGTCTTCTCTGCTTCTGcatcaccccacccccgccccgccccgccccgcccgtgCCCTGCCTCATCGTGTCTAGCACATTGCTTCAGGGCCAGGAGTGAGAATTTATTAACATATGAGGCAAGTCCCTTGTCTCCTCTGGCCTCAATTTCCCCAACACTAAAGGTAGGAGAGCTGCGTCACATGTTTCTAAGAGAAACATTCGAGAACAGAGGGTGCTTACCTGCCAGCGCCCTCCTGAGGCCTGGCAGAGCCGAGAATAAGCTTCAGCAATGACAGCGAccctggagagcagagagagacccTCAGGAGGGGATCCTCCTTCTAgtacccctccccccattccaCCTCACCGCACCCCGACTCACTTGCAGTAGAGCCCTCCCCCAGGAGGTAAATCTGGGATGTCCTCTGAGGCCAGAGTCCTGAAAACCGTGTTCAGGCTGGGGGGCTCCTGAGCAGAGGAATACAGCTCTGAGAAAGAGGCAAGGATTATGGGAGTGTCCTTGCTTACTGGCCACCCCTCCCGCTATGCTTTTGGAGCCTGCTCACCAGAGACCCTGCGGCCCAGGGCTGCGTCCAGCGCCAGCTCCTTCCTGATTGCCTCCTCACAAGGCCTGGGGGCCCCGGGGAAGCAGACCAGGACGCAGGTCATGTTGTCCAAGCTGCCCTGGggaaagtggagaaaagagagccCGGTGGGACACGGTCGAATGCCCCAGCACGCCTCCACGCCCTTGGAAGCGGAGCCTCCCGACAATCTCAGCGTTCTAGTGCCCTCTTGCCCAATCTGGTTGGACACATTTCTCTCAAATCTTGCCCACCTGCCAGTCTAACGCAAGCCCTCTCCCCAGGACCAATCACCTAGACCACGCCCTCTCACTGTCCTAGCCAATCCCCATCAGAGAGCCACGCCCCTTCTCCGAAGCTCCTCCCACTGCTGTCTAGCTGCTCTTCCTTCTGGCACTAATCATACTTCAGGACCCAACTCCTAAATCCGAGGCAGTCCCGTTCCAGAAGGCCACGCCCTTTCTCTCAAGTCCCTCCCACTTACCTATCCTGCGTTACTGCTCTCCCATCTTGACTCAAGGCGGCCCTCAGTCTCCACCCTCTCCATATTTTGGTCCTGCCCACTCCGGCAGGCCACTCCCTTTAGTGGAGTCCTATAAACTCTGGTTGAGGAAGCCTCTAAAACTCCCTCCTCCTTAGATCCTTTAACTTCTTCCCCTCAATGACTCCAAGCCCCGCCCCGAGGACCTTGCAGAGACACGTGTCCAATAGCTGCGCGCAGAGAAGTTCCGGGGCCAGGCCCAGGCAGAGGCGCGATGCCACCAGTCTCGCCAGGGCAGCGCCAGACATCGCGTCCCACACACCGTCAGAGGCCAATAGCATGAACTCGTCCTCAGCCTGGCGAGCCAGGGCGGTCACCTCAGGCTCCGCGGAAACGAGCTGCAGCTCAGGAGGCCTTCCCGGAGCCTCTTTGTAAGCAAAGTCGCCCAGGGCCCGGGATACCGCCAGAGAGCCTTCGAGGCGCCGGCGGCGGATGGTGCCTCCCGCGTTGTGGATACGCTCGCGTTCCCGAGGCCGGAGAGGCCGATGGTCCTCGGTGCTGAAGGCCACAGCGCCGGCGCGACTCAGCATCGCTCGGGAGTCACCACAGTGCGCCAGGTACAGAAAACGCGGGGAGACGAGCAACGCCACGGCGGTGGAGCCCCCCGGCTCGCCACGAGGCCAGAGCGCACGCAGGCGCGCGTCTGCGTTCAGGAAGGCTCGACGCAGCGCCCCGCGCACTCCCTCGGGCTCGTCGGGCGCGGTGCCCAGCGCCTCAAACACGTGGCCAGGCAGGTGGCGCGCGCCGAAGAGGGCGGCTCGCGCCCCGCCGTGGCCATCGAGGACCGCGAAGAAAGCCCAGCCTGGGGGTAGCCCGGGCAGAGCGAGCCAAGCGCAATGCGCGTCCTCCATGTGCGCGCGCCAGCCCTGCACAGCGCTCGCCCCAAAGCGCAGTCCCCAAGACGCGGCCGCACCCCCGTGTGGCCGCTGGAAGCATCGCGGCGCGTCCAGGAGCGACCGAGGCCCGTCGTGAGTCCtccgtccctcctcctcctcctcttctgcctcctgtTCTTTGCGAGCTGACCAAAGGAGACATTCCAGCAGGCGGGCAAAGGCCGCCATCCTTCAGCCCTGGGATCAGGAAGCCTCCACCCTGCACCCGCCCCccttcgcccccccccccccgccccgccaccacTCCATTAATCCCCTCCACTGTGAGATTTTAAACCACCTAAATCTCCTTCCTATGTCCTTGACCTGCACTCGAGTTACTAGAAGGGATTGGACTCCTGGGTGTCCTCTCTCCTGCACCTTCAAAGCGAAGGTTGGGATCTGGGTCAcggaaaatcattaaaaaaattagcactTACCACGTGCTACCACGATTTTGCATCCTCTCCGATTTagtgaagaggaaactgagtcatagaAGTAAACAGTGTTGCAGGGAAACGAATTCTAGAATCAGTGTTTTCCACTTTGGGTTTCGGGTCCCCAACCTTGCTCCCTCTAAGCTCCGCCCACTTCCGTGGTCCCGCCCCCAGCCTCAAAAATctttaaatcctttcttttttagttcGACCCCTCCACTTCTGGGTCTTGCCCCGGGACTTCAGTTGCTTCTTTTCCAGTTCCTGTCCATCCATTCAAGCACACAGCCTCAGACATCCTCATCTTCTCCGTTCT
This genomic interval from Panthera leo isolate Ple1 chromosome E2, P.leo_Ple1_pat1.1, whole genome shotgun sequence contains the following:
- the PPM1N gene encoding probable protein phosphatase 1N isoform X3; the encoded protein is MAAFARLLECLLWSARKEQEAEEEEEEGRRTHDGPRSLLDAPRCFQRPHGGAAASWGLRFGASAVQGWRAHMEDAHCAWLALPGLPPGWAFFAVLDGHGGARAALFGARHLPGHVFEALGTAPDEPEGVRGALRRAFLNADARLRALWPRGEPGGSTAVALLVSPRFLYLAHCGDSRAMLSRAGAVAFSTEDHRPLRPRERERIHNAGGTIRRRRLEGSLAVSRALGDFAYKEAPGRPPELQLVSAEPEVTALARQAEDEFMLLASDGVWDAMSGAALARLVASRLCLGLAPELLCAQLLDTCLCKGSLDNMTCVLVCFPGAPRPCEEAIRKELALDAALGRRVSGAPQPEHGFQDSGLRGHPRFTSWGRALLQVSRGAVRWNGGRGTRRRIPS
- the PPM1N gene encoding probable protein phosphatase 1N isoform X1, yielding MAAFARLLECLLWSARKEQEAEEEEEEGRRTHDGPRSLLDAPRCFQRPHGGAAASWGLRFGASAVQGWRAHMEDAHCAWLALPGLPPGWAFFAVLDGHGGARAALFGARHLPGHVFEALGTAPDEPEGVRGALRRAFLNADARLRALWPRGEPGGSTAVALLVSPRFLYLAHCGDSRAMLSRAGAVAFSTEDHRPLRPRERERIHNAGGTIRRRRLEGSLAVSRALGDFAYKEAPGRPPELQLVSAEPEVTALARQAEDEFMLLASDGVWDAMSGAALARLVASRLCLGLAPELLCAQLLDTCLCKGSLDNMTCVLVCFPGAPRPCEEAIRKELALDAALGRRVSELYSSAQEPPSLNTVFRTLASEDIPDLPPGGGLYCKVAVIAEAYSRLCQASGGRWQVSTLCSRMFLLETCDAALLPLVLGKLRPEETRDLPHMLINSHSWP
- the PPM1N gene encoding probable protein phosphatase 1N isoform X4; this translates as MAAFARLLECLLWSARKEQEAEEEEEEGRRTHDGPRSLLDAPRCFQRPHGGAAASWGLRFGASAVQGWRAHMEDAHCAWLALPGLPPGWAFFAVLDGHGGARAALFGARHLPGHVFEALGTAPDEPEGVRGALRRAFLNADARLRALWPRGEPGGSTAVALLVSPRFLYLAHCGDSRAMLSRAGAVAFSTEDHRPLRPRERERIHNAGGTIRRRRLEGSLAVSRALGDFAYKEAPGRPPELQLVSAEPEVTALARQAEDEFMLLASDGVWDAMSGAALARLVASRLCLGLAPELLCAQLLDTCLCKGSLDNMTCVLVCFPGAPRPCEEAIRKELALDAALGRRVSGAPQPEHGFQDSGLRGHPRFTSWGRALLQGRCHC
- the PPM1N gene encoding probable protein phosphatase 1N isoform X2 → MAAFARLLECLLWSARKEQEAEEEEEEGRRTHDGPRSLLDAPRCFQRPHGGAAASWGLRFGASAVQGWRAHMEDAHCAWLALPGLPPGWAFFAVLDGHGGARAALFGARHLPGHVFEALGTAPDEPEGVRGALRRAFLNADARLRALWPRGEPGGSTAVALLVSPRFLYLAHCGDSRAMLSRAGAVAFSTEDHRPLRPRERERIHNAGGTIRRRRLEGSLAVSRALGDFAYKEAPGRPPELQLVSAEPEVTALARQAEDEFMLLASDGVWDAMSGAALARLVASRLCLGLAPELLCAQLLDTCLCKGSLDNMTCVLVCFPGAPRPCEEAIRKELALDAALGRRVSELYSSAQEPPSLNTVFRTLASEDIPDLPPGGGLYCKVAVIAEAYSRLCQASGGRWQKGPNGARKPTGTHSNSSLDLEA